CGTCTTATAAAAAAACCCCGCCATGCGGGGTTTTTTATTGTCTGAAGAAAAGAAAAATCTATTTTTTACCCAACAGAGCCTGAAGGTCGTTCTTCAGCGTCGACATCTGGTTGGCGTACTTCTCTTTATGTTCGGCATCCTCAATCAGCTGCACGATGGTTTCCGACAGCGTTTTGCCCCGTCGTTGTGCCAGCCCAGCCAGGCGTTGCCAGACAACGAACTCCAGGTCGATTGATTTTTTGCGAGTGTGCTGATGCTCAGCATTAAAATGCCGTTTGCGTCGCGCGCGGATAGTTTGCTTCATCCGGTTTAACAACGCGGGATTGATGTGTTTCTCGATCCAGCCGTTAACCTGTACCGGTTCATTTTCGAGGGTCAGCAAAATATCCACGGCTTCTTGCGCAGCGCTGGCTTCGACGTAGCAGGTGATCAGCT
This region of Enterobacter asburiae genomic DNA includes:
- the matP gene encoding macrodomain Ter protein MatP, which gives rise to MKYQQLENLESGWKWKYLVKKHREGELITCYVEASAAQEAVDILLTLENEPVQVNGWIEKHINPALLNRMKQTIRARRKRHFNAEHQHTRKKSIDLEFVVWQRLAGLAQRRGKTLSETIVQLIEDAEHKEKYANQMSTLKNDLQALLGKK